The Agelaius phoeniceus isolate bAgePho1 chromosome 4, bAgePho1.hap1, whole genome shotgun sequence genome includes a region encoding these proteins:
- the LOC129120799 gene encoding estradiol 17-beta-dehydrogenase 11-like → MNLFLELLLFLATLLYSYLEAFVKLFVPVRRKSLAGELVLITGAGHGVGRATALEFAKRHSRLVLWDINKHGIEETAAECQKLGATVQTFVVDCSKREEIYSAADKVKKDIGDVTVLVNNVGVITAADFLSTQDHQIEKMFEVNILGHMWTTRAFLPVMMNNNYGHIVTVASAAGHFVTPFMVAYCSSKFAAVGFHKALTEELSVLGKDGIKTTCLCPVFINTGFVKNPTTRLGKILEIEEVVQALMEGIVTNQKMVFVPPQLNIALLSEMVFPERALNFLKKMTTPKFDAVIGQRSTQ, encoded by the exons ATGAATCTGTTTCTGGAGCTTCTCCTGTTCCTGGCCACGCTTCTCTATTCCTACCTGGAGGCTTTTGTGAAGCTGTTCGTGCCTGTGAGGAGAAAGTCTCTCGCCGGGGAGCTGGTGCTCATCACGGGCGCTGGCCATGGCGTCGGGCGAGCGACCGCCTTGGAGTTCGCCAAGCGCCACAGCAGGCTGGTCCTGTGGGACATCAATAAG CACGGCATTGAGGAGACAGCAGCAGAATGCCAGAAGTTGGGAGCCACTGTTCAAACCTTCGTGGTGGACTGCAGCAAACGGGAGGAGATCTACAGCGCTGCAGACAAG GTGAAGAAGGATATTGGGGATGTGACTGTCCTGGTGAACAATGTTGGTGTGATTACAGCTGCCGACTTTCTCTCGACTCAGGACCACCAGATAGAAAAGATGTTTGAAGTCAACATTCTGGGTCACATGTGG ACCACGAGAGCTTTCCTGCCAGTCATGATGAACAACAACTATGGGCACATTGTCACGGTGGCTTCAGCAGCAGGTCATTTTGTGACTCCTTTCATGGTGGCATATTG ctcaagCAAGTTTGCTGCAGTTGGATTTCATAAAGCTCTGACAGAGGAGCTGTCTGTCCTTGGAAAGGATGGAATAAAAACAACGTGCCTTTGTCCGGTTTTTATAAACACTGGATTTGTCAAAAACCCCACTACAAG GCTTGGAAAGATTTTGGAGATTGAAGAAGTCGTGCAGGCTTTGATGGAAGGAATAGTGACCAACCAGAAAATGGTTTTTGTTCCACCACAGCTAAACAttgctttgctttctgaaaT GGTGTTTCCAGAACGTGCCCTGAACTTTCTGAAGAAGATGACCACTCCAAAGTTTGATGCAGTCATTGGGCAGAGAAGCACACAGTGA